The Lemur catta isolate mLemCat1 chromosome 6, mLemCat1.pri, whole genome shotgun sequence sequence CTAACCTCTGCTAATTCTgagtttttgtattaatatatgttgttGGAAGCGTTGCTGATAATATTGGCACCTACGCACTTCCTAATGATCTAAGCCCTTGTCAGAGAAACCACTCTGTGCCTTTGCTAGAGAGGAAGGGGTTGCCTTGGCATGGCATCTGCCAGCATTCACAAAGATACAGCTTTTCTTATGGCCATTACTTCTTCAGGACCACTTTAAGGAAACCATTGCAAAATTAGATTTGTTCTTCCAATTCAAGAGGTATCTGGATCCTAGAGAGAAAAGGCATGTTTTGGGAAATGGATGAAATATGGGAGGAAGGACATGGCCCTATAGGTGTGGAAGGTAATTCTTGAAAAGGCTCGTAAGTGAGATTATCATGAAGATAATTCTTGAATGTAGGGCTCCTTGTGGCTGTCCCTGGTAGGCACTCCTTCTGGAAcgaacctctctgagcttcagtccaAGCTATTTTTCATGCTTTGTTTCTCAAATCACCTTTTCCTTAAATTGATTGTCACCTTGGGTGCCACAGGTGTCTGTATGTTGGTGTGGAGttcattattctttcttatgtCTGAGTAAGCTGGAGAATAACTTACAAGTACGGGCAGCTTAAAATGGATTGGGTGTAGACTTAAACTCTGAGGTTATGTGATAGCAGACGAATTTCCAAACCAAATGAGATTAAAAATAGTTGTTGAAAAGGAACCCTAAGGTTACAAAATTTAGAATTGCCTACATCTTTAGTGCAATCTTTATACAGAATGATTATAAATGTGAAGATGTTCTGCCTGGAATTCCATTTCCCATTAGAGCAATGAATATAAGAATAATTGAAAAGGATAACCCCTAGTAACAGAACAATGACTAAAACCTTAAATTCTTAGTGGAGTTAATTTGTTGagtgctttaaaaagaaaaaatcattttagcaGATTGCTTTCCAGATGGTGTTTTTATCATATGTTTTGTATATTGGTTTTTATGTACATCagaaatttatgtatttcttactgCCATAAATAATGTGTACTTTGTCTGTGGTATACACTGTTTTAGTCCCTGGAAATTGTAAAGAACAGACTCTTATATTTCTAAGATAAAGGTCTCAGTTAAATGTAGAAACTGTTAAGCTGGGGGTGATAGGAAAGGCAGATTTATGGGCCTGTCCACTCAGCTGTGGTTTTATTTATGACTCTTAAGCTAAGCAGCTTTAGGTCTGATTAATTCTGATATGAGGGATTGCCTGGAAAGCCCCAGAAGGTTAACTTTAAGAAGCATCTGTCAGCAACTAAGCATGGATTTCTTTTCTGTTCAGTCTGTATTAATATAACAGTATTAATAGAGTGTAGTCTGCTCTGTAACCCAAAGTGCACCCCCCatccaatttctttatttttctaaatcaaattaaATCTGGCTCCAAGCCACCACTCAACAAAGTTGGCATCTCTAATACTGGTCATTTTTTAGGTTGCCCTTCTCTTAGGTTGAAGATGACAAAGAGAGTGGTGGCTGCTACCAGAGCCACGTGGGCCATGGTTCTTTCTGCTGCCACTGGTTGTGTCCCTGCTGTGAGGCACACAGTGGCCAGCACCACACTGAAAGGGGCCCTCCAGGTCCCTCCCTACTGACCCAGGGCTTGGCCATGGGTACCCTCCATGGCTCCACAGCCACGATCTTGGTGTCCAGCCCCCATGGGCACCACGCGGCCACCTCCCTTGTGCGAATGTCATCTCGGTGGCAGTGGACCAAAGCAGGGCCCAGGTCACTGCCTGTGCCAGAACCATAAGTCCCATCTCCTCCCTAGGGTTTCTGCTATCCCCACATCCCAGTGTGTTCACAGCCCTCTTTTATCCTCAAGATCCCGAAGCTTCCATTGGGGCTTTATTTCCAGCTTAACATTCATTCGGTGGCCCCAGCCCCTGGATGCCTTTCAGAGGAATCTATAATGCAGGACCAGGCCACCAATAACTCACTTGGTTACAACAGCAAATACCTCAGCAAGTCAGCATTACTACCTTTCAATgaagacaaaaccaaaaacaattacCACAAAAGCCTTTGGAGTGCTCCCAATTCTTCTCCTAAACCTTGTGTATAGTATTGACCACACTCCGACTAAGGTTATTGCTATCTGATGCTTACTTGGACCACCCTTGATTGAATAAGCAGTTTAGTATTGAATGTCAAACCTGCAAAAtactgtgctagatgctgtggGAAAGACACAAGTAACAGAGACACATTTGCTACCTAATGGCAGTTTGAAGTCTTGGAGGGGAAGTAATAAGACATGACCACAGATACATGTGAAAAGAGTCCCATCGGGAAAGTTCACATTGAGAGTCACTGAAGCCCTTCCAAGCCTCTCTTCCCGTGGAAGAGTTTGCAGTGATTCACCCTCACACTCTCGCTCAATCCCTGTCAGTCCAAGGTGCTAGTTAGTGGCCGCAGGCAAACCCATCACTGCTGCTTGGAGCAGGTCCTGTCGGTGGGGTCATTACGGCATCTTCCACAAAGGTGCACGGACACACCCCTCCTAGGGATTGCAGCTGGAGGCCACGTGGACACCATTCTCACCTTCTGAGACAGAAATGGAAGATTTCCATACGGTCACATCCAATTCATTCTGACTTCTGCCTCCCTCATTGTAATTTGTTTTATCTGGTGGGCCACCTTTATCCCTACTTCTGTGTATTGTTGTATAATATGCCCAGAGTCCAGTCCTTGTCATTATTCAATCTAAGAATAATTCTTTTCTGTGGGAACTACACAAGGTCCAACTCGAATAAGCATCATTGCTATGGATGTGCAGAGGCCAAGGGAAGACTTCCCTTTTgtcctctgaaggttcactgaaagtCACTGACAagaggcagattaataggagacaAGGCACACAAATTTACTTGATCATAGTTTTAtatgacatgggagccttcagaatggaGACCCAAAGATACGGGGGAAACCATTTTTATGTTTAGTGCAATTAAGCATAAatagccatgtagaaatatgattggacaaaacgGGTAGGATCTAGTGCTAATAGAccgagtggggaaacccagcaaggtctGTACGGATTCTTCTTGCCCTCTCTGTACAGCATTTCTTCCTTCGGGTGTGGGGCAGGTCCTGCTATAGAAGGAGGGTATTATGTCCTACAAACAAGGTGGATTGGATAATTACTTCTTTATGGACAGTTTTTACACAGCAAGGAGGGAGGAAAGTTAGAGTGgtgtttttaggttttatggctggctttggggaaaaggaatTCTGGTTTCCATGACCCGCCTTggagaagaggaattctagtttctagGCTAGCTCTGGAAGGAATGAAGGGCCAGAGATGGGAGAGTAGGAAGTGGTCAGAGAGAGCTGCTTCTggggccttcattttggggtattgaTTTCTGAGACCCTATAGGTTCTTGCTCCAGGCTGCTCCGAAGCCACCCTTCTCCACGGCCCCTGGAGAAGACTCAGAGGCTGCTTGTGCCTGTCGCTGTTGGCGCGACCTGAGCTCCCTTCCCCCACTGTGTCTGTCTGTTTCAGATGGAGCTCCCGAAGGGCTTCTCCGGCCAGCGGACACTCCTGTctgccctcctcagcctgctATCACTCAGCCTCTCCACAGTATCCCTGCTCAGCAACTCCTGGTTTGTGGGCACACAGAAGGTGCCCAAGCCCCTGTGCGGAAAAAGTCTGGCAGCCAAATGCTTTGACATGCCGATGTCCTTGGATGGCGACCTCACCAATTCATCAACCCAGGAGGTGGTGCACTACAGCTGGGAGGCCGGGGATGACCGTTTCTCCTTCCTTAGCTTCCAGAGTGGCATGTGGCTATCCTGTGAGGAAACCGTGGAAGAACCAGGTAGCCTCCTCCCCCGACCTGCCTGATTTTTGAGGGTagaggatggggggtgggggattgGCGGGGAGAGATCTTATGAAGGAAAGGAAGCCCTGGGAAGCCCAGCAATGACCCCTCCTGCCAGCTCAGCACCCTCCACCTCTGCCTGTGTCCCTTCTCCAGAGGGGTCCACTTTTAATAAGGTCAGAAGTCCTTCTGGCTTTTCACCTCCTCCCTCTTTAGTAGACTAGTTGGTTTAAAATAGCATGTTTAAAATGGCATTAACCTTAAAAGTTTCATTGAGACCTTTCACATTAGGAGAATTTCCAGTCTAGTGAGCTAGAATGGCTGtttagaaacaaaacaaggaGAGAGGAATGTTGTAGAAAAAGTCCCAGCTCTGCTCGGCTGTGACCTTGTATGAATAACTTCATTCCTATgggccttgattttctcattggTGAGATGGAAGGATCACAGCAGATCAGCCTTTAcagcctctcccttcccctgTCCTGCCCCAAAGTGTTTTCTCGCTCTAAAGATTATCATTGCATTTAAAAGTGGGGCAACTAAAGCCAGAGAGGGTGACTGGAATAGACCACGGAAGGCGGGCCCTCCCAGGCTTCCTGCCACTCAGTGTCGCACCCGCCAAGTGGGCGCTGAGGGCACTCTTCCTCCCTGCTCAGAGCACTCCAAGGTCACCTTGAGGCCTGGGAAGAGAGCACCTGCTAGTGAGGTTTTTCTAATGCTCTTTTCTGCTACTTCTGCCGACTCGGGCtaaaagaaaagggagatggacgaagaataaaaatgtgtgtgtatttacatttatatttattattgtgcCACTTAGCACTGCGCCATCCCCAGTCCTGGAAACAATTTAGAGCCATTTGGTCCAGTGTTACAGCGCCAGCAAAAGGTATTATTTAAACTAAGATCACTAACTCTTCTGGACATGGGAAATGGGAACATTAACCTGTGCAGGCACTCGCAGGGAAACGTCTTCTTCATCAGAAAGTAAAGAGAGCAATTAACCTGGGCTGACTGTCGCCTGTGCCACCCACTCACCCAAGCATTCTTTCCCTGCTGTCAGAAAGGGACACTGGCTGAACGCCTGCCACgctcagggcaggggtgggggccttTCCCGCCAGCGGTCCGAGGACGAGGCTCTAGGAGGTTTTACCTGGTTTGTTTCAGGGAAGAGGTGTCGAAGCTTCATTGAACTCACACCACGTACCgagagaggtgagaaaggacTACTGGAATTTGCCACGTTGCAAGGCCTGTGTCACCCCGCTCTCCGATCTGGAGGGGAGCGGTTGATGGAGAAGGCTCTCCTCCCCTACCTTCCCTTGGGGCCTGTGGCAAGTATGTGTCTGACACAAATTCACAGTAGTTACCTTGAGTTGgggctctctctctcttgggATCTATGCTGCACTGTGATctgcttttctcctcttctgaGCCCCCTGGGTGACACGGGTTCCTGCTAGAGCTGGCTTTCATTCACATGCAGGAATGCAAACTAGGAGCAGCAGGGCTGAAGGAGGCTCACAAATAGAAAACCACCAAAGGCTCTACCCTAAGCCTGTTGCCAAATAACCATGTTGAAAAGCTTaggttttttcctccctttccttcaattttttcttctgtaaaatgaaggaagtgaaagagagaagaaggaaaaaagaaacaaaactgtcctGAAATTCaataaggaaaaagagacaaaaatgataaataatgatAGTCACATCTCTATAGGGTTTACGAAAATTGGATGACTTCTTCTCAAATCTCCCTAACAGTATCAATACTTACAGTCAGGCAAGTGTCCTTGATTGTATATTGGGTGCAGAGTGGGAGCTGTGGGTGACGCCAAAGGACCAGAAATGAAGTGATGTTCCTAATTGGTTTCAGCTTTGCCTCATTTTCCCTTTCTCGATGCTGCTAGGCTTTTAACTCTTAGCAGGCGTTGTATGTTCACTTGTCCAGTTATTTAACTATCAGGGTGAGAGttccttcttccttttgcttCTACAGAAGTACTATGGCTGTCACTGGGAGCCCAGATCACCTATATCGGACTTCAATTCATCAGTTTCCTCCTGCTATTGACCAACCTGCTGCTCTCAGGGAACCCGGGCTGTAGACTCAAGCTAAGCGCCTTTGCTGCCGTGTCCTCTGTCCTGTCGGGTGAGTGACTccgaagtgggagagagagggGTCCTCGGCCACCCTGGGAGCActggctgggggaaggaggagcccAAAGGTGGTATAAAGGATGGAAGTAGGAGAAACAGTACAGGtacctttaattttaaattgaaaaaacatGTGCAATTGTCTATTAGATCATTATGTACTTTACAAAATACCTCTAGGTTCCTTTATTTGCGAGCTTTCTCAGTAAGTTGTGACAGTCACACAGCTTTTCTAGAGTGGTTTCTGTTGGAGAGTGGGGGAGATGCATCTATAAGATGAAGACTTAAGCCAACGTTGGGAGTGTGGGGGGATAAACAAAGGGGCACAGCGCCCTGAAGCGTGGACTTGGATGCGTTTTCCATGGCTCTCAGCCTGAAGTCCTGGGTAACCCACTGCGGAGATAAACAGTCAAAAAGAAGCCCCCATTGCAGATTAGTCTTCTGGGAAATGTGGGGGCACAAGGGTACCGGATGCCCCAACATAGGCTGTACCTGACGCCAAATGAGCCTGTTCCAAAATGATATTTCTGGTAGAAGGCGGGGCAGCCTTTCTCTAAGAGCTTTGCCTTCCTGTTCCCTCCACAGGTATTCTGGGGATGGTGGCCCATATGATGTACTCACAAGTCTTCCAGGCAACTGTCAACTTGGGTCCAGAAGACTGGAGACCACATGCTTGGAACTATGGCTGGGCCTTTTAGTAAGTGCTTGTTACCTCCTCAACCTTTCCGGCCCCTTGCCCAGCCAGCCTTCATTAGGTTTTCCACCCTAACTTGAGGCTtgctctgtcctcctgcctcctcctcatccctcaGCCCACGAATCTGTCCGCCAAACACAGGGCTGGCTCATCAGGACACATATGTTCTTTCCCCGCCTCTGCGGACGTGCACAGGCGTGTCTGTTTGGGAGGATGCTGTCTTGTCCGGTTTTCCTGCTGGTCAGCTGCGGCAATTGCTTCTTCACCTgatatgtatattgcccttgggAAAGGAGACTGATTTTGTATGGCTTATGGaaatgatgcttttaaaaaaaattttatgattcaaGGTATTGGAGGACAGAGAAGTGGAGAATTAGTCTTGAAATTTGGATTGAATTCCATTCCCAGTGAACGGCTCATTCTTCTCCTATAATGAAGAGTAACTTCTTCCTCCTATCTCCATTCTTATTCTACCAAACTGTGTTAGAAATAAAACTTCTCTACCCCTTAAAGAACTAAGGGGTCAGTCATTTTAGATTTCTCTTAAAAAGAGAGATGCAGCAATCGCGACAAAGCAGATACACTGAAACTAAACGTTCCCTTCGGTTAGGAGCTCCTTACTTTCTCCCTTGAGGAACACTCTTTATTCAGGGCGAAGTTTCCCACTCTTTGCTCAGGGCGAAGTTGCCCACTCTTTATTCAGGGCAAAGTTGCCAACTTGTACTGACATCAACTGTCTGGGGCGAGTGCTTAGTTAAGAGCACTGCAAAGACACAGCGCTGGGCTCAAGTTTCCGTTCTAAGAAGGCAATATGGAAACCTGCCCCTGTGTGTTACGAGGCACTCTCCCCTCTCTCGTGGGACACTACGTTGATTCGGAGTCTTTAGTCCACCAGCCACTGCATCTGCTCAGTGCATTTCCCAGGCCCACTGTTTCTCACCCTTTGTGTCTCTTTAGGCTGTTCTTGGCATTACAACTGCAGGGCTCGGGCCACTCCCACCAGAAGCATCCCAGCCGGAACCTCCTCAGTCTGTCACAGGCAGCCGATAGGGACAGCCAGTGCCAGCGTGTGGCCTGGCGTCAACCACCACTTGGCCTCATGCAATCCCTCCCTAACCTCACAAAACTTCCTGTTTCCTGAGCTTCCCAAAACCATGGGGAGATTTAGGGGCTTGACTTTCCAAGTGTTTAGGAATGTGTTTGGTACAGTTCCctggtatctttttttctttcttgaatccATCCAGCTTCTCTTCATCTCTAGCTTCTCTCCCATCCCTTATGAATTCCCTTCAGCCAAGAACCACACTATTTTCATACGAAGCAAATTCCACTAGGGCAACCTATAATACCTCCAGATTTATAGTAGACATTTTCCTGAATGACTCTCTCAGACACTCAAGTCTGTGGACCCTAAGACTGCTAAGTTCAAAACAAAGGAAGGTGGAGAAAGATGATTCCTCTGGGCATCTGAGTGACAGAAAATCTGTGAcagggagtgtgtgtgttgggaggggagaaggagggagtgtATTAGTCTATGTCCACTGCATACAGTTGAGCTACAAGTCTGCGGAATCTTGAAGATTTTACCAGGGTAACTGCAGCTTGGGAAACAGGAgtccaaatatatatatgcacacacacataatatagACACACCAGGAATAAAAGAGCATGGCACAGATGACTAATCAATTTAGTGAAAATAAGTGCATTAAGCTTGTCTGATTTTAGTACTGCATGAGTCATTCTCTTTTACTCCAAAACATTCAGAACATGCCCAACTAAGACTGACCAAATTAAGCTCTCTTGCCCCCACGGTTCCTTACCTAGGACATGGCAGAAGTTAGCACACTCAGATCCCTAAACACCTGCGAGGCATTCATCTACTCCACTAGTAGGAAGAGATCACGGCACTTTTCTTTCAAGAAAGTCAAATTCTTACTGTCCACTTTTCTTGCACATTTGTCCCTAGCACGGCCTGGGTTTCCTTTACCTGCTGCATGGCATCGGCCGTCACCACCTTCAACACATACACCAGGATGGTGCTGGAGTTCAAGTGCAAGCACAGTAAGAGCTTCAGAGGAAACCCGAACTGCCTGCCACATCACCACCAGTGTTTCCTGCAGCAGCTGTCATGTTCCGCACGCCCGGCAGGTCCCTCGACCGGCTACCACCAGTACCACAATCAGCCCGTCCGCTCCGTCTCTGAAGGAGTTGACTTCTACTCAGAGCTGCAGAACAAGGCGTTTCAACAAGGCGCTGGCCAGGAGCTGGAAGAAGTGGTTCGGTCATCTATAGAGGAGGAGCAGCGTTAGGAATTAAGTGGGTTTGGAGAGCAGGCTGAGCCCTACCTTACTCGTTTGTTACCAACAATACATGCTTAAGCCACAGCTCATCTCTTGAGCATGGTTTTTACCGGCTACGAATAAgggtacatttttaaagtacaagTCCAAAGAGGCACCCTTTTCCTCCACAGCTCTGTGTCCTTCTGCCCATCCCAACCTCGTGCATCCAGAATTCCCTTCCCTCCTGTACCGATCACTTCTGTGAGATAAAAAGAGGAGTAAAACACAGTTTCTGCCCCGTAAGGTCTTATAGAGCTGGTTTATCTGTCTGGAAATTGGAGAAAGGGAGGACAGCAAGTTCATGGTAGTTTGACTGGGGCTCAACTTTTCATGGTGCACCTGAATTTTTCTGGAAGCCACAGTCTAGAAGAGCGAGGCATCACTGAGTGCTTTGACATGTAGCACAGACATCTTCCACACTGCCTGTGACAGTGTCCTGCATCCACATTGGGTAGGCACCCAACGAAAGCATTGCTAAATGGGATCCTAGGAGCTGTTTGCAGAGTGGAATAACATGGGAAGGCTCCTACAGCACACAGGGTCAGGTTCACGTCTAGAAATGGCCCACTGAGGCTATCAGGTGGGACTATGGTCCCCCATGGACACAGCGAGGGCACAGGCTCCTCTCCGGGCCCCCACCTTTTTATCCCTATTATTTCCTCCATAAAGATGCCATCCACTtgccctttctcttttccataaGGTAAAACTAACCATCCTTGACGGCCAAGAAGGAGAACAGCACCCAAGTATATTCCTGtacatagtatttatttattctgtaacAGTTCACATTTTAAACAGTACTTCCTGACAATATACCAGCTGGCTCCTCTTTAATAAGGGCAATAAGGATAGCAATTCACATTCATAGGGGTTAGTATCACCACACCACACATTTGGGGGTGGCAAGGATGTTGTCTAGGGTAGAGGGGagagtttttaaaggaaagaaagagactgggaggaggggaagaccCTTGCCTTTGCAGAAGTCATCACTAATTCTAAGTAGTGGTCATATTGGCTTTGCTGGCAACCTATGTTGGGCTTGGAGAAAGAAAGGAGCACTTCCTAGCTTGGCTGTCTGGGTGGGTGGCTGCCTGCAAAACAAGGAAGCTCAGAGACATCTGACAAGAGACTAGCACCCACATTGGTCAGAGGAAGCTTCCTCAGTCTCCAGCCACCATTTATACCCTTCTGTACTGGCTGCAGGAGGAAGAAACCTAGAGCTTACA is a genomic window containing:
- the LOC123639981 gene encoding germ cell-specific gene 1 protein-like, translated to MELPKGFSGQRTLLSALLSLLSLSLSTVSLLSNSWFVGTQKVPKPLCGKSLAAKCFDMPMSLDGDLTNSSTQEVVHYSWEAGDDRFSFLSFQSGMWLSCEETVEEPGKRCRSFIELTPRTERGEKGLLEFATLQGLCHPALRSGGERLMEKALLPYLPLGPVAKVLWLSLGAQITYIGLQFISFLLLLTNLLLSGNPGCRLKLSAFAAVSSVLSGILGMVAHMMYSQVFQATVNLGPEDWRPHAWNYGWAFYTAWVSFTCCMASAVTTFNTYTRMVLEFKCKHSKSFRGNPNCLPHHHQCFLQQLSCSARPAGPSTGYHQYHNQPVRSVSEGVDFYSELQNKAFQQGAGQELEEVVRSSIEEEQR